The Deltaproteobacteria bacterium genome contains a region encoding:
- a CDS encoding kelch-like protein has protein sequence RSAEIFDPVTHTSQAVPWKMRVARSGHTATLLSDGRVLIIGGNPGDASMEIFNPPAQ, from the coding sequence CTAGGTCCGCGGAGATCTTCGACCCGGTTACTCACACCTCCCAGGCGGTCCCATGGAAAATGAGGGTGGCTCGGAGCGGTCATACCGCCACACTGCTTTCCGACGGGAGGGTTCTCATTATCGGGGGAAATCCCGGTGATGCGTCCATGGAGATTTTTAATCCGCCGGCCCAGTAG
- a CDS encoding chloride channel protein: MKEIKEKISEKKERLRSRIRQRSLAALGNYEGTFLMILAVVIGFLSGLGSVGFKMLIRLVKTGFWAHWGGYSGYVPGDITTLLVPLAPFIGGLLVGPISVLFPAEAEGDGVPEVLEAVVLKGGVLKLRTVFIRAFASAICLGSGGSAGREGPIAQIGSAIGSSFGQLFRMSANNVRTLLGCGAAGGIAATFNAPIAGVLFALEIVLGEWNIATFSPVIMASVIATATERYIEGNIPAFNVPIYELVNPVEIIFYIILGLLAGLTALLFIQSLNFFKETFENRVKVPNWTKPAIGGLLLGLICLFFPQLFGNGYNPMGQALMGNMALGLMVVLLFLKILATSLTLGSGSSGGLFAPSLYIGAMLGGSFGTLVHYLFPTLTATKGAYALVGMGATFAAAAHAPMTNILILFEITGNYQIILPIMASCIVSTLVIKHFSPHSIYTIRLHQRGITIEAGKEVNVLQSLKVRDAMSTEMEIIAEDMPFDKILMHMTRSTYSNFPIVNRNKELTGILSFQDLRKHVFEPDLEKVVVAKDIATLHVTTVIPSDSLKDALAKLSYRNVEQLPVVDAMNPKKLLGILTRRDIITTYNKAIFRYETSS, translated from the coding sequence ATGAAAGAAATAAAAGAAAAAATATCCGAGAAAAAAGAACGCCTTCGGTCCAGGATCAGGCAGCGGTCCCTTGCTGCCCTGGGAAACTACGAAGGCACATTCCTGATGATTCTTGCGGTTGTTATCGGTTTCCTCAGCGGCTTGGGTTCGGTCGGATTCAAGATGCTCATCCGCCTGGTTAAAACCGGATTCTGGGCACATTGGGGCGGCTATTCCGGATACGTGCCGGGAGACATCACAACCCTTCTTGTGCCGCTGGCACCCTTTATCGGCGGACTTCTGGTCGGCCCTATTTCCGTTCTATTCCCCGCCGAGGCGGAGGGAGACGGGGTGCCGGAAGTCCTGGAAGCGGTAGTCCTCAAGGGAGGGGTCCTCAAACTCCGTACCGTCTTTATCAGGGCGTTCGCCTCGGCCATTTGCCTGGGATCGGGCGGTTCCGCGGGCAGGGAAGGCCCGATCGCCCAGATCGGGAGCGCCATTGGATCATCTTTCGGACAGCTTTTCAGAATGTCCGCAAATAACGTCCGAACCCTTCTGGGATGCGGGGCCGCAGGCGGTATAGCAGCCACCTTCAACGCCCCAATAGCGGGGGTGCTTTTCGCCCTTGAGATCGTCCTGGGCGAATGGAATATTGCCACCTTCAGCCCGGTGATCATGGCCTCTGTAATCGCCACGGCCACCGAACGATATATCGAAGGCAACATCCCGGCCTTCAATGTTCCCATTTACGAACTGGTCAATCCTGTCGAGATTATATTCTACATCATCCTGGGCCTGTTGGCCGGGCTGACCGCCCTGTTATTCATTCAGTCTCTGAACTTTTTCAAGGAAACCTTTGAGAACAGGGTCAAGGTTCCCAACTGGACTAAACCGGCTATCGGCGGTCTTCTTCTGGGCCTCATCTGCTTGTTTTTCCCACAGCTTTTCGGAAACGGCTATAATCCCATGGGACAGGCACTCATGGGCAACATGGCTCTGGGCCTCATGGTAGTCCTCCTGTTTCTGAAGATCCTGGCAACCTCACTTACACTGGGTTCAGGCAGCTCCGGAGGTCTATTCGCGCCATCCCTTTACATCGGCGCCATGCTGGGAGGCTCTTTCGGCACCCTCGTCCACTACCTGTTTCCCACGTTAACGGCAACCAAAGGAGCCTACGCCCTGGTAGGGATGGGGGCCACCTTCGCGGCCGCGGCCCACGCTCCAATGACCAACATCCTGATCCTCTTCGAGATCACCGGCAACTATCAAATCATCCTTCCCATCATGGCTTCCTGCATTGTAAGCACCCTGGTCATCAAGCATTTCTCCCCGCACTCCATATACACCATACGCCTGCATCAGCGGGGCATCACCATCGAGGCGGGCAAGGAGGTTAACGTCCTTCAATCCTTGAAGGTTAGGGACGCAATGTCCACGGAGATGGAAATTATCGCAGAGGATATGCCGTTCGACAAGATCCTCATGCACATGACCCGAAGTACCTACTCCAATTTTCCGATTGTAAACAGGAACAAGGAATTAACCGGCATCCTCTCCTTTCAGGATCTGCGAAAGCATGTCTTCGAACCTGACCTGGAGAAAGTTGTCGTTGCCAAGGACATTGCCACACTCCACGTCACCACGGTCATTCCCTCCGACAGCCTGAAGGATGCCCTGGCCAAACTGTCCTACCGGAATGTTGAGCAACTCCCGGTGGTTGACGCCATGAACCCCAAAAAACTCCTGGGGATACTTACCAGAAGAGACATCATCACCACGTACAATAAGGCGATTTTCCGATATGAAACAAGCTCTTGA
- the glmU gene encoding UDP-N-acetylglucosamine diphosphorylase/glucosamine-1-phosphate N-acetyltransferase gives MTIVLAAGKGTRMSSSLPKVLHCLREKPLIRHTIDQARSVSSTGIIVVLGHQAKKVRSLLNMFDPDIEYVLQEPQLGTGHAVTQCLGRLEGFQGDVLVLSGDVPMLTPNTLEKLLYTNFETEAALSILTSYPPDPVGYGRIIRDHAGFPTAIREQKDLLPGEEKIREINTGIYVFNAAFLTRELPLLSNDNAQGEYYLTDLVEAAYRADKPIGVFSLEDPLEALGINTHSELAEMEAVMRQNTLQKLMESGVRMIAPSTTYVDDTVTMEGDVTLHPMVCIYGATSVGAGTVIHPGAVITDSRIGKNVEIHPHSVISGSVIEDGATVGPFARLRPEALIGRSAKIGNFVEVKKSRIGEGSKVSHLTYIGDSTLGNDVNIGAGSVTCNYDGFSKHPTVIEDGVFVGSGTMMVAPVTLGKNSMVAAGSTITMDVPAEALALGRARQENKEGWTIAWRRKAAQNKAVKKEKS, from the coding sequence ATGACGATAGTGCTTGCCGCGGGCAAGGGGACAAGGATGAGTTCATCCCTCCCCAAGGTGCTCCACTGTTTAAGGGAAAAACCCCTCATCCGTCATACCATTGACCAAGCCCGTTCCGTATCCTCCACCGGGATTATCGTGGTCCTGGGTCACCAAGCCAAAAAGGTACGTTCCCTTCTCAACATGTTTGACCCGGACATCGAGTATGTTTTGCAGGAGCCCCAACTGGGCACCGGGCACGCGGTGACGCAATGCCTTGGCAGACTTGAAGGATTTCAGGGTGACGTTCTTGTTCTCTCCGGCGACGTTCCCATGCTGACCCCGAATACCCTTGAGAAACTCCTCTACACCAATTTCGAAACGGAGGCGGCATTGTCCATTCTCACGTCGTATCCTCCTGATCCTGTGGGATATGGAAGAATTATCCGGGACCACGCCGGTTTTCCCACTGCCATCAGGGAACAGAAGGATCTGCTTCCGGGAGAGGAAAAAATCCGGGAGATCAACACCGGTATCTATGTTTTCAATGCCGCTTTTCTCACCCGTGAGCTTCCCCTCCTTTCCAATGACAACGCACAGGGAGAGTATTACCTCACGGACCTGGTGGAGGCGGCGTACAGGGCAGACAAGCCTATCGGCGTTTTCTCACTTGAAGACCCGCTGGAGGCTCTGGGGATCAACACCCATTCGGAGCTGGCGGAAATGGAGGCGGTCATGCGTCAAAACACTCTGCAAAAGCTCATGGAATCCGGGGTCAGGATGATTGCCCCATCCACAACATACGTGGATGACACGGTGACGATGGAGGGTGACGTAACCCTTCATCCGATGGTCTGTATCTACGGCGCCACTTCGGTCGGGGCCGGTACGGTTATCCATCCCGGGGCGGTAATCACCGATTCGAGGATCGGGAAGAACGTGGAGATCCACCCGCACTCGGTTATAAGCGGGTCGGTAATCGAGGATGGCGCAACCGTCGGTCCCTTCGCCCGCCTCCGGCCGGAAGCTCTGATCGGGAGAAGCGCGAAAATAGGAAATTTCGTGGAGGTAAAAAAATCCCGTATCGGCGAGGGAAGCAAGGTGTCCCACTTGACCTACATCGGGGATTCGACCCTTGGCAACGATGTCAATATTGGAGCGGGTTCCGTTACGTGCAACTACGATGGTTTCAGCAAGCATCCCACCGTTATCGAGGACGGGGTTTTTGTTGGCAGCGGGACCATGATGGTGGCTCCCGTGACCCTTGGTAAAAACTCTATGGTCGCGGCGGGCTCAACGATTACGATGGACGTCCCCGCCGAAGCCCTCGCGCTGGGCAGGGCACGCCAGGAAAACAAGGAAGGGTGGACCATTGCCTGGCGCCGGAAAGCCGCCCAAAACAAAGCCGTTAAAAAGGAGAAATCCTGA
- the glmS gene encoding glutamine--fructose-6-phosphate transaminase (isomerizing), translated as MCGIVGYVGPGDAAEILLDGLMRLEYRGYDSSGIAVLDEGVLDLRRSVGKIGELERILDGNPMKGSIGVGHTRWATHGKPSEENAHPHRDCSGKLVVVHNGIIENFRTLREGLLDRGHVVVSETDTEIIAHLIEENYDGDLQEAVRRSLEQIKGVYALVVLYADEPDRLVIARHGPPLVIGYGSDEMFVASDIPAVLHHTRRFVFLNDGDIGTLTSTSLDLYTGQGRQVNPDPVTITWDPIMAEKGGYRHFMLKEINEQPQALSDTIIGRFFDEGNETRLDDLDLSETFIKGIDRCVILACGTSWHAGLVGQFIIEKLAGIPTRVDYGSEFRYRDPIVGKNTLAIAITQSGETADTLAAIRECRDKGATTLSICNVVGSMITRETDGVIYTHAGPEIGVASTKAFTTQLACLVLLAMYLGRRRGVMEREHAQLIMDQLMAIPGQVEQVLDQVKIVEDIAEKFYRYSNFLFLGRGVHYPIALEGALKLKEISYIHAEGYPAGEMKHGPIALIDENMPVVFLAPRDSVYEKILGNLEEVKARGGIVIAVADHNDKALLDTADHLITLPHTDPILTPILSTIPLQLFAYHVAVLRGTDVDQPRNLAKSVTVE; from the coding sequence ATGTGCGGCATCGTCGGTTACGTCGGCCCCGGAGACGCCGCCGAGATCCTTCTGGACGGCCTTATGCGCCTTGAATACCGGGGCTACGACTCCTCCGGGATCGCGGTCTTGGATGAGGGCGTTCTGGACCTTCGCCGCAGTGTGGGCAAAATCGGGGAACTGGAAAGGATTTTGGACGGGAATCCGATGAAGGGATCCATAGGGGTGGGTCATACACGTTGGGCGACCCACGGCAAACCGAGCGAGGAAAACGCCCATCCACACCGGGACTGCTCCGGTAAACTCGTGGTGGTCCATAACGGGATCATTGAGAATTTCCGTACCCTCCGGGAGGGGCTGCTCGATCGAGGGCACGTGGTGGTCTCCGAAACGGACACCGAGATTATCGCCCACCTGATCGAGGAGAACTACGACGGAGACCTCCAGGAAGCAGTCCGCCGCTCGCTCGAACAGATCAAAGGTGTCTACGCCCTGGTGGTTCTTTACGCCGATGAACCGGACCGGCTTGTCATCGCCCGCCACGGCCCGCCCCTGGTGATAGGTTACGGTTCAGATGAGATGTTCGTGGCGTCGGACATCCCGGCCGTTCTGCATCATACACGCCGATTCGTATTTCTGAACGACGGCGATATTGGAACATTGACCTCTACATCCCTTGATCTGTACACCGGGCAGGGCAGGCAAGTGAACCCCGATCCCGTCACCATAACCTGGGACCCCATCATGGCCGAAAAAGGCGGGTACAGGCACTTCATGCTAAAGGAGATCAACGAACAGCCCCAGGCTCTTTCCGATACCATCATAGGACGATTTTTCGACGAAGGAAATGAAACCCGACTGGACGATCTAGACCTCTCTGAAACTTTCATCAAGGGGATCGACAGGTGCGTAATACTGGCCTGTGGAACATCATGGCACGCCGGTCTGGTGGGCCAGTTCATAATCGAGAAACTGGCCGGAATTCCTACCAGGGTGGATTACGGCTCCGAGTTCCGCTACCGTGATCCCATCGTCGGGAAAAACACACTGGCCATAGCTATAACACAGTCGGGGGAGACGGCCGACACCCTGGCCGCCATTCGCGAGTGCCGTGACAAGGGCGCTACGACCCTCTCCATCTGCAACGTGGTGGGAAGCATGATCACAAGGGAAACCGACGGGGTTATCTACACCCACGCCGGGCCCGAGATCGGGGTGGCCTCCACAAAGGCCTTCACCACCCAACTGGCCTGTCTCGTCCTGCTCGCCATGTACCTTGGCAGGCGCAGGGGGGTAATGGAGCGGGAACATGCACAGTTGATCATGGATCAACTCATGGCCATTCCCGGACAGGTGGAACAGGTCCTTGACCAGGTAAAAATCGTCGAGGACATCGCGGAGAAATTTTACAGGTATTCAAATTTCCTCTTCCTGGGAAGGGGTGTTCACTACCCCATAGCCCTGGAAGGGGCTCTGAAACTCAAGGAGATCAGCTACATTCACGCCGAGGGATACCCCGCAGGAGAGATGAAGCACGGCCCCATTGCTCTCATCGACGAGAACATGCCCGTGGTTTTCCTGGCTCCCCGGGACAGCGTCTACGAGAAGATCCTTGGCAACCTCGAGGAGGTCAAGGCGCGGGGTGGAATCGTTATAGCGGTTGCCGATCATAACGACAAGGCCCTTCTGGACACGGCGGATCATCTCATTACCCTCCCCCACACCGATCCCATCCTAACCCCGATCCTGTCAACCATACCCCTGCAGCTTTTTGCCTACCATGTCGCCGTCCTGAGGGGAACAGACGTCGACCAGCCAAGGAACCTCGCCAAGAGCGTAACCGTAGAATAA
- a CDS encoding DUF3553 domain-containing protein, whose translation MKQALDPTFSLKDLNPSQKDAVTSTEGPLLILAGAGSGKTRAITYRIAYLLLEKKVPAYAIFAVTFTNKAAGEMKDRVISLVGKKGRSVWISTFHSACVRILRQHIERLGVSRYFTIADDTDSLRLIKDILKDMNLDEKALPPRRVAYLIGRAKNALAGPDRMAETVGLRKNHLLDRIVQAYQLYEDRLRASNALDFDDLLLFTYRLFDEHPDVRAGYEDLLHYVLVDEYQDTNHAQYEIIRQLSTRRRNLCVVGDDDQSIYRWRGADITNILSFEEDFPEAKVVTLMENYRSTGHILGAAAALINNNKGRKEKDLIAVRPEGTKVEAYAASDEKDEADFITSRVLDLMRHDGFAHGDFSVFYRINAQSRSIEDSLRRQNIPYTIVGGVRFYDRAEIRDTLAYLKLIINPSDWTSFTRIVNSPSRGIGKVTFDRIRSETGMKTSPEEAFAGAASRGIITRKASGSLKTLFGVIGDLRGKMDLMNFDEFVVSVLSDTGYLGALEEKNTEEARARIENLQEFLTVVDDFLKSRMATDPSAGREALSAFLDQVSLVSDIDSWEDETSTVTLMTLHTAKGLEFPVVFLSGMEEDLLPHYRSQDEPAELEEERRLCYVGMTRAKERLFLTMARRRRLFGHYDDTHPSRFFTELPGENVELHDNAPFPIPGLSRNSSLKKTAAGRTISISDFHYEPEVVEGEDTLVPGTEVRHPMFGMGQVMSVEGTGGDARITVYFPRGGKKRLIAKFANLQVI comes from the coding sequence ATGAAACAAGCTCTTGATCCCACCTTCTCCCTCAAGGACCTCAATCCAAGCCAAAAAGACGCCGTCACCAGCACAGAAGGCCCTCTGCTCATTCTAGCGGGGGCGGGAAGCGGCAAAACAAGAGCCATTACCTACCGTATCGCCTACCTTCTGCTGGAAAAAAAGGTGCCCGCCTACGCAATTTTCGCGGTAACATTTACAAACAAAGCCGCCGGTGAGATGAAGGACCGGGTGATCTCACTGGTGGGGAAAAAAGGCAGATCCGTCTGGATATCCACCTTCCATTCAGCGTGCGTCAGGATCCTGAGACAGCATATCGAAAGGCTCGGGGTCAGCAGGTACTTCACCATCGCCGACGACACCGATTCCCTCAGGCTGATCAAGGATATTTTGAAAGATATGAATCTTGACGAGAAGGCACTCCCCCCCCGGCGTGTCGCCTATCTCATCGGCCGCGCAAAGAACGCCCTTGCCGGCCCGGACAGGATGGCCGAGACCGTGGGGCTTCGGAAGAACCACCTGCTGGATCGTATCGTTCAGGCATATCAGCTTTACGAGGATAGGCTCAGGGCATCAAACGCCCTTGATTTCGACGATTTGCTCCTCTTTACCTACCGGCTTTTCGATGAGCACCCGGACGTTCGGGCAGGATACGAGGATCTGCTCCATTACGTCCTGGTGGACGAGTACCAGGACACCAACCACGCACAATATGAGATAATCCGTCAGCTTTCCACACGCCGGAGGAACCTGTGCGTGGTGGGGGACGATGATCAGAGCATCTACAGGTGGCGGGGGGCTGACATCACCAACATTCTTTCCTTCGAGGAGGATTTCCCCGAGGCGAAGGTCGTAACCCTGATGGAAAATTACCGTTCCACGGGGCATATCCTGGGTGCGGCGGCCGCTCTGATAAACAACAACAAGGGCCGGAAAGAGAAGGATCTCATAGCCGTTCGGCCGGAAGGCACAAAGGTCGAAGCCTATGCGGCTTCCGACGAGAAGGACGAGGCCGATTTTATCACATCCAGGGTCCTTGATCTTATGCGCCATGATGGTTTTGCCCATGGCGATTTTTCTGTCTTCTACCGGATCAACGCGCAGTCCCGTTCCATCGAAGACTCCCTGAGACGGCAGAATATTCCCTACACCATTGTCGGGGGCGTCCGTTTCTATGACCGGGCCGAAATCCGGGATACCCTCGCCTACCTGAAGCTCATAATCAACCCCTCGGACTGGACAAGTTTTACCAGGATTGTCAACTCCCCTTCCCGTGGGATCGGAAAGGTAACCTTTGACAGAATACGGTCTGAGACGGGCATGAAAACCAGTCCGGAGGAAGCCTTCGCCGGAGCAGCGTCGAGGGGTATTATTACACGCAAAGCCTCCGGATCCCTGAAGACTCTTTTCGGCGTCATAGGGGACCTCAGGGGAAAAATGGACCTGATGAACTTTGACGAGTTCGTCGTCAGCGTGCTCAGTGACACAGGGTACCTGGGCGCCCTGGAGGAAAAGAACACCGAGGAAGCGAGGGCCAGGATTGAAAACCTTCAGGAATTTCTCACTGTGGTGGACGATTTTCTAAAGAGCCGCATGGCCACCGATCCGAGCGCTGGAAGGGAGGCATTGTCTGCTTTCCTCGACCAGGTGTCGCTGGTTTCCGACATTGATTCCTGGGAGGACGAAACATCCACCGTTACCCTGATGACCCTCCACACCGCCAAGGGTCTCGAATTTCCGGTGGTCTTTCTCTCTGGAATGGAAGAGGACCTGCTTCCCCATTACAGGTCCCAGGATGAACCGGCGGAACTGGAGGAAGAAAGACGTCTGTGTTACGTGGGTATGACCCGCGCCAAAGAGCGTCTCTTTCTCACCATGGCCCGAAGGCGCAGGCTGTTCGGGCACTATGACGACACCCATCCCTCACGTTTTTTCACCGAACTACCCGGGGAGAACGTGGAACTTCACGATAATGCCCCTTTCCCAATCCCGGGGCTTTCACGAAACAGCAGCTTGAAAAAAACCGCTGCGGGACGGACCATCTCCATAAGCGACTTTCACTACGAGCCTGAGGTTGTGGAGGGTGAAGATACCCTCGTGCCGGGAACCGAGGTCCGTCACCCCATGTTTGGAATGGGACAGGTGATGTCTGTGGAAGGAACCGGCGGCGACGCCAGGATTACCGTCTATTTTCCCAGGGGGGGGAAGAAGCGCCTCATAGCAAAATTCGCCAACCTCCAGGTTATCTGA